In Quadrisphaera setariae, a single genomic region encodes these proteins:
- a CDS encoding LLM class flavin-dependent oxidoreductase — translation MSRLQHVGYFFSRGFGPQGWGRPDWAWGWDWRRPDVYQQAVRELERAGVDLVVMEDAVSLGNPETLELRVRGAYGGPKHDPLLLAPYLFAATSRIGLVPTVNAGITPPYLAARQAATLQHLSGGRFGLNVVTDTGSARHVSGTPPLDHDAAYDRADEWTGLVKDLWRSWEDGALADDGRYADGSRIRARHHEGRYFDVTGPLNAAPFDDGRAGEPLVVSPGGSPRGLAFSGAHSDVQLAYAPLDAASIRAYRARVHEAARAAGRRPDDVRVLFWVKAEVVASQEEAERVVAASLDPTDADLLAVAGHWSSDLETDLTAHDLDAPLPPDAFGQHVSRGTLKGFFAGVDDPGAAPLREVLVRRSRKGLVRKGEGLVGTAEEVADLVEELGEEADNDGVLLSGDLHPVTLHRLFDELVPALRRRGVLRRELGDGGTRANLFDF, via the coding sequence GTGAGCCGCCTGCAGCACGTCGGCTACTTCTTCTCCCGCGGCTTCGGGCCCCAGGGCTGGGGGCGCCCCGACTGGGCGTGGGGCTGGGACTGGCGCCGCCCCGACGTGTACCAGCAGGCCGTCCGCGAGCTGGAGCGGGCCGGCGTCGACCTCGTGGTCATGGAGGACGCCGTCTCCCTGGGGAACCCCGAGACCCTCGAGCTGCGGGTGCGCGGCGCCTACGGCGGCCCCAAGCACGACCCGCTGCTCCTCGCCCCGTACCTGTTCGCCGCGACGTCGCGCATCGGCCTGGTGCCCACCGTCAACGCCGGGATCACCCCGCCCTACCTCGCCGCGCGGCAGGCGGCCACGCTGCAGCACCTCTCCGGCGGGCGGTTCGGCCTCAACGTGGTGACCGACACCGGCAGCGCCCGGCACGTCAGCGGGACCCCACCGCTCGACCACGACGCCGCCTACGACCGCGCTGACGAGTGGACCGGCCTGGTCAAGGACCTCTGGCGCTCCTGGGAGGACGGCGCGCTCGCGGACGACGGGCGGTACGCCGACGGCAGCCGCATCCGCGCCCGCCACCACGAGGGCCGCTACTTCGACGTCACCGGGCCGCTGAACGCCGCTCCCTTCGACGACGGCCGGGCGGGGGAGCCCCTGGTGGTCTCCCCGGGAGGGTCTCCGCGAGGCCTGGCCTTCTCCGGAGCCCACTCCGACGTGCAGCTGGCCTACGCCCCGCTCGACGCCGCCAGCATCCGCGCCTACCGCGCCCGCGTGCACGAGGCGGCGCGGGCCGCCGGTCGCCGTCCCGACGACGTGCGCGTGCTCTTCTGGGTCAAGGCCGAGGTGGTGGCCTCCCAGGAGGAGGCCGAGCGGGTGGTCGCGGCCTCCCTCGACCCCACCGACGCCGACCTCCTCGCCGTGGCGGGCCACTGGTCCAGCGACCTGGAGACCGACCTCACCGCCCACGACCTCGACGCCCCGCTGCCGCCGGACGCGTTCGGGCAGCACGTCTCGCGCGGGACCCTCAAGGGCTTCTTCGCCGGCGTCGACGACCCCGGCGCCGCGCCCCTGCGCGAGGTGCTGGTGCGCCGCTCCCGCAAGGGCCTCGTCAGGAAGGGCGAGGGGCTGGTGGGGACCGCCGAGGAGGTCGCCGACCTCGTCGAGGAGCTGGGCGAGGAGGCCGACAACGACGGCGTCCTCCTCTCCGGGGACCTCCACCCCGTGACCCTGCACCGCCTCTTCGACGAGCTGGTGCCCGCGCTGCGGCGCCGGGGAGTGCTGCGCCGCGAGCTCGGCGACGGTGGGACGAGGGCCAACCTCTTCGACTTCTAG
- a CDS encoding metal-dependent transcriptional regulator, with the protein MTTDRPREAGDGVTAVAEDYLKTIWSAQEWDDAPVTTSALAARLGLAASTVSEQVKRLVDAGLVVPAPYRPVELTDAGRARALRVVRRHRLLETYLVEHLGYGWDQVHEEAEVLEHVVSELFLQRIDDLLGRPRRDPHGDPIPTADGDYERPEAVLLTECPAGARVRVARISDTDPQVLRWLADRGVVLDAELVVEGAGSSDAGGDVAVGRAGGEHLRVPAAAAAALRVVGAGAAGPAA; encoded by the coding sequence GTGACCACCGACCGCCCCCGCGAGGCAGGCGACGGCGTGACCGCCGTCGCCGAGGACTACCTCAAGACCATCTGGTCGGCGCAGGAGTGGGACGACGCGCCGGTCACCACCAGCGCCCTCGCGGCCCGGCTGGGACTGGCGGCCTCCACGGTCTCCGAGCAGGTCAAGCGGCTCGTGGACGCCGGTCTGGTGGTGCCCGCGCCGTACCGGCCGGTGGAGCTGACCGACGCCGGCCGGGCCCGGGCCCTGCGCGTGGTGCGCCGTCACCGCCTGCTCGAGACCTACCTCGTGGAGCACCTCGGGTACGGCTGGGACCAGGTGCACGAGGAGGCCGAGGTGCTCGAGCACGTGGTGTCCGAGCTGTTCCTCCAGCGCATCGACGACCTCCTCGGACGCCCTCGGCGCGACCCCCACGGCGACCCCATCCCCACCGCCGACGGCGACTACGAGCGGCCCGAGGCCGTGCTCCTCACCGAGTGCCCCGCCGGGGCGCGCGTCCGCGTGGCGCGCATCTCCGACACCGACCCGCAGGTGCTGCGGTGGCTCGCGGACCGCGGCGTCGTCCTCGACGCCGAGCTGGTGGTCGAGGGCGCCGGCAGCTCCGACGCCGGCGGGGACGTGGCGGTCGGGCGGGCCGGTGGCGAGCACCTGCGCGTGCCCGCGGCCGCGGCCGCGGCGCTGCGCGTGGTGGGCGCCGGCGCGGCGGGCCCCGCCGCGTGA
- a CDS encoding ATP-binding protein: MGDDRGAVRAWEQDAHVVSPSYPAQLESVRLARRFVIAVLEDVDLGGCADDAGLLVSELAANAVLHARSGFSVHLRPTLEGGVRVEVEDASPLPPVHTPHSASAMSGRGLDLVACTAVRWGSHPHGDGKAVWFEVEATAPAAAPDLDTAQLLALWSDDDSGPVMPVGHPSAPVRGVTAKPPAGFSGPASPSGSHPPTAGIITSSMLAVEVTQAVDLRDLPVDAVLAAEESMDDLLRELQLVLLATPAAGIGAARPGRPPALEHHRPQHERELQVAARLDAAARGFEAGRRQLREQVAAASLRGERRVTVHLALPAAAGRAAADYRDAVEEASQLGGTGQLLAAVDSRGRHADLRRAYLDEVVRQLQGA; this comes from the coding sequence ATGGGCGACGACCGCGGCGCCGTGAGGGCGTGGGAGCAGGACGCACACGTCGTCTCCCCGTCGTACCCCGCGCAGCTGGAGTCCGTCAGGCTGGCCCGGAGGTTCGTCATCGCCGTGCTCGAGGACGTCGACCTGGGGGGCTGCGCCGACGACGCCGGCCTGCTGGTGTCCGAGCTGGCCGCCAACGCCGTGCTCCACGCGCGCAGCGGCTTCTCGGTGCACCTGCGCCCCACCCTCGAGGGCGGGGTCCGGGTGGAGGTGGAGGACGCCTCACCGCTGCCGCCGGTGCACACGCCCCACTCGGCCAGCGCCATGAGCGGGCGCGGGCTGGACCTGGTGGCGTGCACGGCGGTGCGCTGGGGGAGCCACCCCCACGGCGACGGCAAGGCGGTGTGGTTCGAGGTGGAGGCCACCGCACCCGCGGCAGCGCCCGACCTCGACACCGCGCAGCTGCTGGCCCTGTGGAGCGACGACGACAGCGGTCCCGTCATGCCCGTCGGCCACCCCTCGGCGCCCGTGCGCGGCGTCACCGCGAAGCCGCCCGCGGGCTTCAGCGGTCCGGCCTCGCCGTCCGGGTCCCACCCGCCGACGGCGGGGATCATCACCTCCTCGATGCTGGCGGTGGAGGTGACGCAGGCCGTGGACCTGCGCGACCTCCCCGTCGACGCCGTCCTGGCGGCGGAGGAGTCCATGGACGACCTCCTGCGCGAGCTGCAGCTGGTGCTGCTGGCCACCCCCGCAGCGGGCATCGGCGCGGCCCGGCCCGGGCGACCGCCCGCGCTGGAGCACCACCGCCCCCAGCACGAGCGAGAGCTCCAGGTGGCCGCACGCCTCGACGCCGCGGCGCGCGGGTTCGAGGCCGGGAGGCGCCAGCTGCGCGAGCAGGTGGCCGCGGCGTCGCTGCGCGGCGAGCGCCGGGTCACGGTCCACCTGGCCCTGCCGGCCGCCGCCGGCCGCGCCGCCGCCGACTACCGCGACGCGGTGGAGGAGGCCTCGCAGCTGGGGGGCACCGGACAGCTGCTGGCCGCCGTCGACAGCCGCGGCCGCCACGCGGACCTGCGGCGCGCCTACCTCGACGAGGTCGTCCGTCAGCTGCAGGGCGCCTGA
- a CDS encoding FAD-dependent oxidoreductase, which produces MSAAKTTCVVVGGGPAGVVLGLLLARAGVEVTVLEKHADFHRDFRGDTVHPSTLQLLDDLGLYGRFAALPHSEVRRVELVAGSGAVVADFERLGRLLPGLRHPFIAMVPQWDLLTLLADAAREEPSFTLRTGTEVTGLLTGPARETGTGVRVTGVRWRSADGGGVVEGELEADLVVACDGRRSTARRAAELEPRELDVPFDVWWFRLPVDDDEPDARLLPVMAPGRAMIVIPRRTAAERYLQIAYLGPKGGDAALRARGVEAFRRDVAELLPDRAATALSPDAIRSMDDVSVLDVRLSRLPVWHREGLLCLGDAAHAMSPVGGVGINLAVQDAVAAARLLAAPLRERRVRRTDLAAVQRRRTPPTVLTQALQQQAHRRVLAPVLAGAQGGPPRVVTAALQRVPQLAVVPAAVVGIGVRPERAPGWARRPPSPSAPPSPSDAVSR; this is translated from the coding sequence GTGAGCGCTGCGAAGACCACGTGCGTCGTCGTCGGCGGGGGCCCGGCGGGCGTCGTCCTGGGGCTCCTGCTCGCCCGCGCGGGTGTGGAGGTGACCGTGCTGGAGAAGCACGCCGACTTCCACCGGGACTTCCGCGGCGACACCGTGCACCCCAGCACGCTGCAGCTCCTCGACGACCTGGGCCTGTACGGGCGCTTCGCCGCGCTCCCGCACAGCGAGGTGCGCCGGGTGGAGCTCGTCGCGGGCAGCGGCGCGGTCGTGGCCGACTTCGAGCGCCTCGGCCGCCTGCTGCCGGGCCTGCGCCACCCCTTCATCGCGATGGTGCCCCAGTGGGACCTCCTGACGCTGCTGGCCGACGCGGCCCGCGAGGAGCCGTCGTTCACCCTGCGGACCGGCACGGAGGTGACGGGCCTGCTCACCGGGCCCGCCCGCGAGACCGGCACCGGCGTCCGCGTGACCGGTGTGCGGTGGCGCAGCGCCGACGGCGGCGGTGTCGTCGAGGGAGAGCTCGAGGCCGACCTCGTGGTCGCCTGCGACGGGCGCCGGTCGACGGCGCGGCGGGCGGCGGAGCTGGAGCCCCGCGAGCTCGACGTGCCCTTCGACGTCTGGTGGTTCCGGCTGCCGGTGGACGACGACGAGCCCGACGCGCGGCTGCTGCCGGTGATGGCTCCCGGTCGGGCGATGATCGTCATCCCCCGCCGCACCGCCGCCGAGCGGTACCTGCAGATCGCCTACCTGGGACCCAAGGGCGGTGACGCGGCGCTGCGGGCGCGCGGTGTGGAGGCGTTCCGCCGCGACGTCGCCGAGCTGCTCCCCGACCGCGCGGCGACCGCGCTGTCGCCGGACGCGATCCGGTCCATGGACGACGTGAGCGTGCTCGACGTCCGCCTGTCCCGGCTGCCCGTCTGGCACCGGGAGGGGCTGCTCTGCCTCGGCGACGCCGCGCACGCGATGTCGCCCGTGGGCGGGGTGGGGATCAACCTCGCCGTCCAGGACGCCGTCGCGGCGGCCCGCCTGCTCGCGGCGCCCCTGCGCGAGCGGCGGGTGCGCCGCACCGACCTGGCGGCGGTGCAGCGGCGACGGACGCCCCCCACGGTGCTCACGCAGGCGCTGCAGCAGCAGGCCCACCGGAGGGTGCTCGCACCGGTGCTGGCCGGGGCGCAGGGAGGGCCGCCCCGGGTCGTGACCGCCGCGCTGCAGCGGGTGCCCCAGCTGGCCGTGGTGCCGGCCGCCGTGGTGGGGATCGGCGTGCGCCCGGAGCGCGCCCCGGGCTGGGCGCGCCGCCCCCCGTCGCCGTCGGCTCCGCCGTCCCCGTCCGACGCCGTCAGCCGCTGA
- a CDS encoding O-acetylhomoserine aminocarboxypropyltransferase/cysteine synthase family protein has product MTVQTAPTPHPVQTVRHPAPRSARTQPALPAPQARTAGYGFTTQQVHAGADAGAAGHGDRVAPIHVSAGFRFEDSATAAARFSGEDDGFVYSRIANPTTAALERRLAALEGGAEALVVGTGQAAITTALLGLLQHGDHVLASDHLYEGSRGLLAENFARFGISVDFVTDHADPQAWRRLLRPTTRVLFAESLSNPRNEVLDTAAVAAVAHDHGVPLVVDNTLATPYLLRPLEHGADVVVHSASKFLSGHGTALGGVVVVGRGFDWGAHDDDGSPLFAQLAEPSAVLGGRSWLDLHGERAYAEHARHHVAARFGPVLSPFNAFLVQQGVETLSLRMAQHCRSAALLAAWLERQPAVLRVDHASLASSPSHLRARRYLPRGSGAVVAVTLRGGAPAARRFIEALQLFSHMTHLGDVRSLVVHPASTTHAHRTDAERERAGVHPGTVRLSVGIEDVEDLQADLRRALVAAELVTAHADSLEGQLQGGAA; this is encoded by the coding sequence ATGACCGTGCAGACCGCCCCGACCCCTCACCCCGTCCAGACCGTCCGCCACCCGGCCCCGCGCTCCGCGCGCACCCAGCCGGCGCTCCCCGCACCCCAGGCCCGCACCGCGGGCTACGGCTTCACCACCCAGCAGGTCCACGCCGGCGCGGACGCCGGGGCCGCCGGTCACGGCGACCGCGTGGCGCCGATCCACGTCTCCGCCGGCTTCCGCTTCGAGGACTCCGCGACCGCGGCCGCCCGCTTCTCCGGCGAGGACGACGGCTTCGTCTACTCCCGCATCGCCAACCCCACCACCGCCGCCCTCGAGCGGCGCCTCGCGGCGCTGGAGGGCGGCGCCGAGGCGCTGGTCGTGGGCACCGGGCAGGCGGCCATCACCACCGCGCTGCTGGGCCTGCTGCAGCACGGGGACCACGTGCTCGCCTCGGACCACCTCTACGAGGGCTCGCGCGGCCTGCTCGCGGAGAACTTCGCCAGGTTCGGCATCTCGGTGGACTTCGTCACCGACCACGCCGACCCGCAGGCCTGGCGCCGCCTCCTGCGCCCCACCACCCGCGTGCTCTTCGCCGAGTCGCTGTCCAACCCCCGCAACGAGGTGCTCGACACCGCGGCCGTCGCGGCCGTCGCGCACGACCACGGGGTGCCCCTCGTGGTGGACAACACCCTGGCCACCCCCTACCTGCTGCGGCCGCTGGAGCACGGCGCGGACGTGGTGGTGCACTCGGCCAGCAAGTTCCTCTCCGGGCACGGGACCGCGCTCGGCGGCGTCGTCGTCGTCGGGAGGGGGTTCGACTGGGGCGCTCACGACGACGACGGCTCGCCGCTGTTCGCCCAGCTCGCCGAGCCGAGCGCCGTGCTCGGCGGGCGCAGCTGGCTCGACCTGCACGGGGAGCGCGCCTACGCCGAGCACGCCCGCCACCACGTCGCCGCGCGCTTCGGCCCGGTGCTGTCGCCCTTCAACGCCTTCCTCGTGCAGCAGGGCGTGGAGACGCTGTCGCTGCGGATGGCGCAGCACTGCCGCAGCGCGGCGCTGCTCGCGGCCTGGCTGGAGCGCCAGCCAGCGGTGCTGCGCGTGGACCACGCGAGCCTCGCCTCCAGCCCGTCCCACCTGCGCGCCCGCCGCTACCTGCCCCGCGGCTCCGGCGCGGTGGTCGCGGTGACGCTGCGCGGCGGCGCGCCAGCAGCGCGCCGCTTCATCGAGGCGCTGCAGCTGTTCAGCCACATGACGCACCTCGGCGACGTCCGCTCCCTCGTGGTGCACCCGGCCTCCACCACGCACGCCCACCGCACCGACGCCGAGCGCGAGCGCGCCGGCGTCCACCCCGGGACGGTCCGCCTCTCGGTGGGCATCGAGGACGTCGAGGACCTCCAGGCCGACCTGCGCCGCGCCCTGGTGGCCGCGGAGCTCGTGACCGCCCACGCGGACAGCCTCGAGGGCCAGCTGCAGGGAGGTGCCGCGTGA
- a CDS encoding TIGR03618 family F420-dependent PPOX class oxidoreductase, which yields MSTPLPAPLLDLLRKPSPCFVATLMPDGSPQLTETWVTTDGENVVINVVDGMQKARNVARDPRVAVNVVDPDDPFRFFQVRGRVVKATTEGGREGIDELSMKYLGRPYPQFDGGGARLVLTIAADSVTSPRS from the coding sequence GTGAGCACGCCCCTCCCCGCGCCCCTCCTGGACCTCCTCCGCAAGCCCTCCCCCTGCTTCGTGGCCACGCTCATGCCGGACGGCTCTCCGCAGCTGACGGAGACGTGGGTGACCACCGACGGCGAGAACGTGGTCATCAACGTGGTGGACGGGATGCAGAAGGCGCGCAACGTGGCGCGCGACCCGCGGGTGGCCGTCAACGTGGTGGACCCTGACGACCCGTTCCGCTTCTTCCAGGTGCGCGGCCGGGTGGTGAAGGCCACCACCGAGGGCGGGAGGGAGGGCATCGACGAGCTGTCGATGAAGTACCTGGGCCGGCCCTACCCGCAGTTCGACGGCGGGGGCGCGCGGCTGGTGCTGACCATCGCCGCCGACTCGGTGACCTCTCCCCGGAGCTGA
- a CDS encoding OsmC family protein produces the protein MPIKQTVPFVVDAEGSGVAQRLVVAGDHEHVFTADTYPSFGGDDAAPSPLSYLLGALTSCNQVTGSLVASSLGIALGKWSFHIQGDLDPSVIAGGAEGNANFDRVAVKVTVETDAADDVFETFHAETERRCPVTQMFKRSGLAYTSEWSKAPLPA, from the coding sequence ATGCCCATCAAGCAGACCGTCCCCTTCGTCGTCGACGCCGAGGGCAGCGGGGTGGCCCAGCGCCTCGTGGTCGCCGGCGACCACGAACACGTCTTCACCGCCGACACCTACCCCTCCTTCGGGGGCGACGACGCGGCGCCGAGCCCCCTGAGCTACCTCCTCGGGGCGCTGACCAGCTGCAACCAGGTGACCGGGAGCCTGGTCGCCTCCAGCCTGGGCATCGCCCTGGGCAAGTGGTCGTTCCACATCCAGGGCGACCTGGACCCCTCCGTCATCGCCGGCGGAGCCGAGGGCAACGCCAACTTCGACAGGGTCGCCGTGAAGGTGACCGTCGAGACCGACGCAGCCGACGACGTCTTCGAGACCTTCCACGCCGAGACCGAGCGCCGCTGCCCCGTCACCCAGATGTTCAAGCGCAGCGGGCTCGCCTACACCAGCGAGTGGAGCAAGGCGCCGCTGCCCGCCTGA
- a CDS encoding Hpt domain-containing response regulator, producing MVSVLVVEDDDVTRELISSRLELAGHEVLAVASAPDARERLDEELPDVVVSDMFMPGGSALGLVADLRAAAETAALPVVLLSGRALPADAQAGRALGCSYLSKPFAPRALLKAVDDAAGALSAAVAETLRERLAEMGDLDDPAERILFSRLLRSFATQAPVTADELTAAVGCGDAEAAQALAHRLAGSAANLGAVHLAELLREVEAVAERGDLHRIDLRWARHATAVARRAATAVAQELDERPGAGEPAAQAEPLAVVLDVSAH from the coding sequence GTGGTCAGCGTTCTCGTGGTGGAGGACGACGACGTCACCCGCGAGCTCATCTCCTCGCGACTGGAGCTCGCGGGGCACGAGGTGCTCGCCGTGGCCTCCGCGCCCGACGCGCGCGAGCGGCTCGACGAGGAGCTGCCCGACGTGGTGGTCAGCGACATGTTCATGCCGGGCGGCAGCGCCCTGGGGCTGGTGGCCGACCTGCGCGCTGCTGCCGAGACCGCCGCCCTGCCCGTGGTGCTGCTCTCCGGGCGCGCACTGCCCGCCGACGCGCAGGCCGGGCGCGCCCTCGGCTGCAGCTACCTCAGCAAGCCCTTCGCGCCCCGGGCGCTGCTCAAGGCCGTGGACGACGCCGCAGGCGCCCTCAGCGCCGCGGTGGCGGAGACGCTGCGGGAGCGGCTCGCCGAGATGGGCGACCTCGACGACCCCGCCGAGCGCATCCTGTTCAGCCGCCTGCTGCGCTCCTTCGCGACCCAGGCGCCCGTCACCGCCGACGAGCTGACCGCCGCCGTGGGCTGCGGGGACGCCGAGGCGGCGCAGGCCCTGGCGCACCGCCTGGCCGGCAGCGCCGCCAACCTCGGGGCCGTGCACCTCGCGGAGCTGCTGCGCGAGGTGGAGGCGGTCGCCGAGCGCGGTGACCTGCACCGGATCGACCTGCGGTGGGCGCGCCACGCGACCGCCGTCGCCCGGAGGGCCGCGACCGCCGTCGCCCAGGAGCTCGACGAGCGGCCGGGGGCCGGCGAGCCCGCTGCCCAGGCGGAGCCCCTCGCGGTGGTCCTGGACGTCAGCGCGCACTGA
- a CDS encoding PrsW family intramembrane metalloprotease, translating to MRRWSWVLVLVVGLVLFEAVRRALVATGDPNFVPSLLLLGAAVAPATFIAFIAGRRLAYDVPALVVVLVAFVGGVVGVVTAGILEYDELRRLGGAAVLGVGLIEEGSKLVAPAAVLLLTRYRARVDGVLLGVASGAGFAALETMGYGFVALVESRGDVAAVDQVLLLRGLLSPAAHMAWTGLTAAALWSAASARFRPAALLRLLGAFVLAVLLHAAWDGIGGVVAYAVLSVISLTLLTVVVRRLGSHGHRRGRRGSTVPV from the coding sequence GTGCGCCGCTGGTCGTGGGTCCTCGTGCTGGTCGTCGGGCTCGTCCTCTTCGAGGCGGTGCGCCGGGCGCTCGTCGCCACCGGAGACCCGAACTTCGTGCCGTCCCTGCTGCTGCTCGGGGCGGCCGTGGCGCCCGCCACCTTCATCGCCTTCATCGCGGGCCGCCGCCTCGCCTACGACGTGCCCGCGCTCGTCGTCGTCCTCGTCGCCTTCGTCGGCGGCGTGGTGGGCGTGGTCACCGCCGGGATCCTCGAGTACGACGAGCTGCGCCGCCTCGGCGGCGCTGCCGTCCTGGGGGTGGGGCTCATCGAGGAGGGCTCCAAGCTCGTGGCGCCGGCAGCGGTGCTGCTGCTGACCCGCTACCGCGCCCGCGTCGACGGCGTGCTGCTGGGCGTGGCCAGCGGCGCCGGGTTCGCGGCGCTGGAGACCATGGGCTACGGCTTCGTGGCGCTGGTGGAGTCGCGCGGGGACGTCGCCGCGGTCGACCAGGTGCTGCTGCTGCGCGGCCTGCTCAGCCCCGCCGCGCACATGGCCTGGACCGGCCTGACCGCCGCCGCGCTGTGGTCGGCCGCCTCCGCGCGGTTCCGGCCCGCCGCCCTCCTGCGCCTGCTCGGCGCCTTCGTGCTCGCCGTCCTCCTCCACGCCGCCTGGGACGGCATCGGCGGCGTGGTGGCCTACGCGGTGCTCTCGGTCATCTCCCTGACCCTGCTCACCGTGGTGGTCCGCCGCCTCGGCTCCCACGGCCACCGGCGCGGCCGGCGCGGCAGCACCGTCCCCGTGTGA
- a CDS encoding HAD family hydrolase, whose protein sequence is MSALPPAPPEGLAPGGRFHAWRPSPGGTAAVFLDVDGTTLDTEPYASGAVVEAAQRASRAGVAVGFATGRLPRGLDVVRGQLASAAHGRAAGGPGPVDVVHNGAAVVRDGRVLQRWPLPRGAAHDLVRWCVREGVYAELYSGPRMFVTDRRPEAQVGWAEVSGEPDGDATELLVGASARLEVDKATLDVFEVHRTAEVTAALVGLGLHVEDSTAPFLPGVPVLNATAPGVTKGSALRWWARSSGTPLERVVAVGDGQNDLSMLTAVGTGVAMGQAAAPVREAAHLVSGPVDADGAATVLTLLADGRL, encoded by the coding sequence GTGAGCGCGCTGCCGCCGGCGCCACCGGAGGGGCTGGCGCCGGGAGGCCGCTTCCACGCCTGGCGACCCTCGCCGGGCGGGACCGCCGCGGTGTTCCTCGACGTGGACGGCACCACCCTGGACACCGAGCCGTACGCCTCCGGAGCCGTGGTGGAGGCCGCTCAGCGGGCCAGCCGCGCCGGCGTGGCGGTCGGCTTCGCCACCGGTCGGCTGCCGCGCGGGCTCGACGTGGTGCGCGGGCAGCTGGCGAGCGCAGCTCACGGCCGCGCGGCCGGTGGTCCCGGGCCTGTGGACGTCGTCCACAACGGTGCGGCCGTGGTGCGCGACGGGCGGGTGCTGCAGCGCTGGCCCCTGCCCCGCGGGGCCGCGCACGACCTCGTGCGCTGGTGCGTGCGCGAGGGCGTCTACGCCGAGCTCTACAGCGGGCCGCGGATGTTCGTCACCGACCGGCGCCCGGAGGCGCAGGTCGGGTGGGCGGAGGTCAGCGGCGAGCCCGACGGCGACGCCACCGAGCTGCTGGTCGGAGCCAGCGCGCGGCTGGAGGTCGACAAGGCCACCCTCGACGTCTTCGAGGTGCACCGCACCGCCGAGGTCACCGCCGCGCTCGTGGGCCTGGGACTGCACGTGGAGGACTCCACGGCGCCGTTCCTCCCCGGTGTTCCGGTGCTCAACGCCACCGCCCCCGGCGTCACGAAGGGCTCGGCGCTGCGCTGGTGGGCGCGTTCCAGCGGCACACCGCTGGAGCGCGTCGTCGCGGTGGGGGACGGCCAGAACGACCTGTCCATGCTCACGGCCGTGGGCACCGGTGTGGCCATGGGCCAGGCGGCGGCCCCGGTGCGGGAGGCCGCGCACCTGGTCAGCGGCCCTGTCGACGCCGACGGCGCCGCCACCGTGCTCACCCTGCTCGCCGACGGGCGGCTCTGA